A stretch of the Uranotaenia lowii strain MFRU-FL chromosome 3, ASM2978415v1, whole genome shotgun sequence genome encodes the following:
- the LOC129754382 gene encoding uncharacterized protein K02A2.6-like, translating to MEKFDIPMFKFKHLPFNEVRNEWARYKRHFEFLALANGITNKTKLKNILLARAGPEVQDIFCSIPGANVEERIGVDPYKIAIEKLDEYFAPKQHETYQRYTFWTLKPNDSEESLDKFLLRVMELSSKCQFGRTEKESREISVVDKIVQLAPPELREKFIQKENLSLDDVIRMVNSHCSVKYQVGQMEPCSSKHSTGLAEVNRVRDSRKIECFRCGGQDGHLANDPDCPAIAKKCDRCGRKGHYASKCNTVQNRNRWNVNRGRAELRGNQRKRFKNEYVRMIDSTGDEGKYDTNQNTCFVFSIGEGEEFVWLIVGGVLTQFLIDSGCEKNILDDRTWRNMIKQGASFENSRSFCNQTFKAYGQNSESLQVMQVFEANLVLNNHLKSVNTRATFYVIKNGTQPLLGRTTAKELGVLFLGLPSSQSVDIQRMYTEQKHSFPKIKGIKLKIPVDESVTPVIQHARRPPLALLNRIEEKLQSLLSSDIIESVNEFSPWVSPLVTIVKDNGDLRLCVDMRRANVAIKRETHLMPTFEDILPRLKTAKVFSRLDIKDAFHQVELHESSRQITTFITHKGTFRYKRLMFGISCAPEMFQKILEQLLSRCQHVVNYIDDILVYGSNEEEHDRELKIVMDIFKNHDILLNQKKCIFKVNSVVFLGHQISKDGIRPEESKIEALSSFRAPESAEELRSFLGMVTYVGRFLPNLATICAPLRVLTQNDTPFVWSVEHGKIFIELKNMVMNIKNLNFFDNKRRTRVVADASATGLGAVLLQFESEVDDSKPYIIAYASKTLSQTEKRYCQTEKEALALVWAVERFSTYLLGRKFELETDHKPLENIFAITSKPCARIERWILRLQAYSFTVRYRKGSGNIADPFSRLANVNSCEDFDADGPFLILAILESVAIDTKELEVASECDEELTAVRNSILSGKWNQPQLKPYEIFRDELGVIGQVLIRGTKLVVPSKLRERMLILAHEGHPGESVMKRRLRDRVWWPGMDRMISTYVSRCEGCRLVSLPDKPEPMQRRSLPTKPWVDIAIDFLGPLPTGENLLVVIDYYSRYKEIEIMTNITAEETIKRLHGIFTRLGFPITITLDNARQFVSNKFETYCKNNGIHLNYSTPYWPQENGLVERQNRSLLKRLQISHAMDRDWKKDLQDYLQMYYTSPHSITGKTPTELCFGRTIRSKIPCLADIESAAVDEEVRERDKQRKEEGKIREDKRRGAKISELKVGDTVLAKNLVRGNKLTPQFSPQEYVVKNRQGSRVTIENKDNNKLYDRKTAHLKLVPYPISNTPTTSSTEDPPDNNASDNLSSETNSGSNNHNSERSRSGRTRKMPEKLKDYILNEFD from the exons ATGGAGAAATTTGATATCCCGATGTTCAAGTTTAAGCACTTGCCATTCAATGAAGTGCGGAACGAGTGGGCAAGATATAAGCGTCATTTTGAGTTCTTAGCTTTGGCTAACGGGATCACTAataagacaaaattgaaaaatatcttgCTAGCTCGTGCTGGGCCAGAGGTTCAAGATATCTTCTGTAGCATTCCTGGAGCGAATGTCGAAGAACGAATTGGTGTTGACCCGTACAAAATTGCGATTGAGAAATTAGATGAATATTTCGCGCCGAAACAACATGAAACCTATCAAAGGTACACATTTTGGACTCTGAAGCCTAATGACAGCGAAGAATCATTGGATAAATTCCTCCTTCGTGTAATGGAATTGTCTTCCAAATGCCAATTCGGCCGCACGGAGAAGGAAAGCCGTGAGATTAGTGTGGTAGATAAGATTGTTCAATTGGCACCGCCCGAGTTGCGTGAGAAATTTATTCAGAAAGAGAATCTTTCGCTCGACGACGTTATTCGAATGGTTAATTCTCATTGCTCCGTTAAATATCAG GTTGGTCAAATGGAGCCATGCTCTTCGAAGCATTCGACAGGTTTAGCGGAAGTGAACCGTGTTCGAGACTCgagaaaaattgaatgtttcagATGTGGTGGTCAAGATGGTCATCTAGCAAATGACCCAGACTGTCCAGCGATAGCCAAGAAATGCGACAGATGTGGCCGTAAAGGCCATTATGCTTCAAAATGCAATACAGTCCAAAATCGCAATAGATGGAACGTCAATCGTGGGCGTGCTGAGTTGAGAGGAAACCAGCGTAAGCGTTTTAAGAATGAATATGTCAGGATGATCGATAGTACCGGAGACGAAGGTAAATATGATACGAATCAAAATACTTGTTTTGTATTCAGTATTGGCGAAGGCGAGGAATTTGTGTGGCTGATAGTAGGAGGAGTTTTAACTCAATTCCTTATTGATTCGGGATGCGAAAAAAACATTCTGGATGATAGGACGTGGAGAAACATGATTAAACAAGGTgccagttttgaaaattctcgATCATTCTGCAACCAAACATTTAAGGCATATGGCCAAAATTCGGAATCGCTTCAAGTAATGCAGGTGTTTGAAGCAAACTTAGTTCTTAACAATCACTTGAAATCTGTTAATACTCGTGCAACTTTTTACGTCATTAAAAATGGAACACAGCCTTTGTTAGGAAGAACAACAGCCAAAGAACTGGGAGTACTGTTTTTAGGCTTACCTAGTTCGCAATCTGTGGACATACAGCGCATGTATACCGAGCAAAAGCATTCGTTCCCCAAGATCAAAggtattaaacttaaaattccaGTCGATGAATCTGTGACGCCGGTAATTCAGCATGCTCGACGTCCTCCATTAGCTTTATTGAACCGGATTGAAGAAAAGTTACAATCCCTCTTATCATCAGATATAATCGAAAGCGTAAATGAATTCAGTCCTTGGGTCTCACCGTTAGTAACCATTGTGAAAGACAATGGAGATTTGCGTTTATGCGTCGACATGCGGAGAGCAAACGTTGCCATAAAACGTGAGACGCATCTAATGCCAACTTTTGAAGATATATTACCACGTTTGAAAACAGCAAAAGTTTTTAGCAGACTCGACATCAAAGATGCTTTTCATCAAGTCGAACTTCACGAGTCATCTCGCCAAATCACAACGTTCATAACCCACAAGGGAACTTTTCGATACAAACGGCTCATGTTTGGTATCTCGTGTGCTCCAGAAATGTTCCAGAAAATTCTGGAACAGTTACTTTCAAGGTGCCAACATGTTGTAAATTACATCGATGACATCTTGGTCTATGGATCGAATGAAGAAGAGCATGACCGGGAACTTAAAATCGTCATGGATATTTTCAAGAACCATGATATTCTTCTAAACCAGAAGAAATGTATTTTCAAA GTAAACTCAGTTGTCTTTTTGGGTCATCAAATATCGAAGGATGGTATAAGACCAGAGGAATCTAAAATAGAAGCTTTATCATCATTTCGGGCCCCGGAATCAGCAGAGGAGCTCAGGAGTTTTTTGGGTATGGTGACATACGTTGGACGATTTCTGCCAAATTTAGCCACCATCTGTGCCCCTTTACGGGTTCTAACACAAAACGACACACCTTTTGTTTGGTCTGTAGAACACGGCAAAATCTTTATAGAGCTTAAAAACATGGTGATGAACATTAAAAATCTTAACTTTTTCGACAATAAAAGAAGAACTCGAGTAGTAGCCGATGCGTCCGCGACAGGTTTAGGAGCCGTTCTTCTTCAGTTCGAATCAGAAGTAGATGATTCCAAGCCATATATCATTGCATATGCTAGTAAAACATTGAGCCAAACTGAAAAGCGATACTGCCAAACCGAAAAAGAAGCCCTAGCGTTGGTTTGGGCAGTTGAGAGATTCTCAACCTATCTACTTGGCCGTAAATTTGAGTTGGAGACTGACCACAAACCCCTGGAAAACATATTTGCGATAACCTCAAAGCCTTGCGCACGTATAGAGCGATGGATTCTGCGTTTGCAAGCATATTCATTCACCGTTCGGTATCGGAAAGGCTCTGGTAACATAGCGGATCCATTTTCCAGATTAGCTAATGTGAATTCGTGCGAGGATTTTGATGCTGACGGACCATTCTTGATATTGGCTATCCTGGAGTCAGTAGCAATTGACACCAAAGAACTCGAAGTTGCTTCTGAATGTGACGAAGAGCTAACTGCTGTCCGAAATAGCATTCTAAGTGGAAAGTGGAATCAACCTCAATTGAAACCCTACGAAATATTCCGAGACGAGTTAGGCGTGATTGGACAGGTGCTGATAAGGGGTACGAAACTCGTTGTTCCAAGTAAGTTGAGAGAGCGTATGCTTATTTTGGCACATGAAGGACACCCAGGAGAAAGCGTGATGAAACGTCGTTTAAGGGATCGAGTATGGTGGCCAGGGATGGACCGAATGATATCGACTTATGTTTCCAGATGCGAAGGATGCCGATTAGTATCGTTGCCAGATAAGCCTGAACCAATGCAACGTAGATCGCTTCCTACGAAACCATGGGTAGACATTGCTATTGATTTCTTGGGCCCTCTGCCGACCGGAGAAAACCTGTTGGTTGTAATCGACTACTATAGTCGATACAAGGAAATcgaaatcatgacaaatattACGGCAGAAGAAACAATAAAGCGTCTACACGGTATTTTCACAAGGTTAGGATTTCCAATCACGATAACGTTGGATAATGCCAGACAATTCGTGAGTAATAAATTCGAAACGTATTGTAAGAACAACGGAATCCATTTGAACTACTCCACTCCATACTGGCCCCAAGAGAACGGCTTAGTCGAGCGACAGAATCGGTCGCTTTTGAAACGACTCCAGATAAGTCATGCGATGGACCGCGACTGGAAGAAAGATTTACAGGATTATTTACAAATGTACTACACTAGTCCGCATTCCATCACTGGAAAAACTCCAACCGAACTGTGTTTTGGACGGACTATTAGGTCAAAAATACCATGTCTGGCAGACATAGAGTCGGCGGCAGTAGATGAGGAAGTTCGTGAAAGGGACAAACAGCGTaaagaagaaggaaaaatacGGGAAGATAAGCGACGTGGTGCGAAAATCTCTGAGTTGAAAGTAGGTGACACGGTGTTAGCGAAAAACTTAGTTCGTGGGAATAAACTGACACCGCAATTCAGCCCACAGGAATATGTCGTGAAGAATAGACAAGGATCGCGAGTAACCATTGAGAACAAAGATAATAATAAGCTTTATGACCGGAAAACAGCTCACCTGAAACTGGTACCTTACCCGATCTCAAACACTCCTACTACCAGCTCCACAGAAGATCCTCCAGATAACAATGCATCTGATAACCTTTCAAGTGAAACTAATTCTGGCAGTAATAATCATAACTCTGAACGTTCCAGATCAGGCCGCACTcgtaaaatgccagaaaaactAAAAGACTATATCCTTAATGAATTTGACTGA